Genomic window (Daucus carota subsp. sativus chromosome 5, DH1 v3.0, whole genome shotgun sequence):
GCGGCGAAGATACAGGCAACTTATAGAAAGCAAGTCTATGACCCAAGAGCGGGGCAAGGAACCTGTTCAACAACATAATGTAAAAGATAAAAGGAAAATTATTTTGAAGGTTAAAAATACCAACAAGAAAGAGGCTGCTTTAAGAGGTGTGCCTGTGCCCCCAGTTTTTAAACCGAACAAAGTAAGAGTATATAACAGAAATGATATTTCTCTTCACAATACAACTCCAAGCAATGATCCAAACCATAAAAGAAAACATCACAATGGAAAGAATGCAACTCGCTTTACTCCGACAACTTCAAAGTTAAACCCAAAGGGAAGGTTGTACAAAGGGAAAGATGTAGCTCCTGATCAAAGTCCAATAGAGATGATTGATTTAAACAAGCGGGAAGAAGCATTTAATGCAAATGGTGTAGCTGTGAATATGCATACCCCAGCTTCTGTTCTTGATTTAACTGAAAGTGATGTTAAACAACCCACACACCAAACACGGGCTCCTATTTTTGACTTGAACCAGAGACTGGTAAGTTATCAGGTTACATTTTGCATCACAAAATAAGTTGTATTGTTGTACATAGTGGCAAACTGGAATAGTTacattctgttttttttttttgtttggaaATTTGGCAGGTAGAAGAAGAGGAATACCAGGATAATTGTGAGATAGCAAGGCAAGACAAGCTATCTGAGTTGAAGTTATCGCTTTGTAGAAGTGTTGGAGACGGTTCCAATCGCGCGGTAAAGAGGAAGATCTCGTGGCAAGATCCAGTTGCTTTGAGGGTGTGATTAGCTATATTGAATATTCATTAGTCAATTAATGTAGAAACAAAGGAAGACTATAGAAGAAGATTGAAGTACATAAGATATGTATTAACAGTTGTGTTATGTCATTGCTAAAACAGGCTCTAATATTATGGTGGTTTATGTTAATGTACAAGTGTTGTTTAAATATGTTACTGTTAGTAACTTGGTTGGTTTACAAACAGGTAGAGCATTTGATGAATGATTAAAGTTAATGCAGACTGAAACAcgagaattttaataaatcttgTTGATAGCATGAAATCTAGTGATACTTAAACAGCCGAAGTTCCCTTATTACATGCAGGCGATTACGAATTAATACAATATCAGAGGAATCGTCTGATCACACTAAAAAACGCAGGCACGCTTATTACATTACATAGTACAGGATCAGAAATCATATAAGAACTTCTTGAACAGCTCCATGTGACTGTCTTCCAAGCAAACTGACAGTGTCATGCTCCTATCGTTCTTCGGGCTTGGTAATATGTAGATGGTTCCTTCGTATAGTATATCTGCAGGTCCCATGAAAATAGGGCGTCCCCATCCAAAATCCGAATCATACAAAGGTAGCCGAACCCAGCTGTTGATGTTCAGGTTTGGGTTCGCGAAGTAG
Coding sequences:
- the LOC108223133 gene encoding uncharacterized protein LOC108223133 produces the protein MMKRVAFDLSRYGSYGDAKAMSKLQNLMQDYQELLKEVESSRNKLGNVKQRKGTLQAEVRFLRRRYRQLIESKSMTQERGKEPVQQHNVKDKRKIILKVKNTNKKEAALRGVPVPPVFKPNKVRVYNRNDISLHNTTPSNDPNHKRKHHNGKNATRFTPTTSKLNPKGRLYKGKDVAPDQSPIEMIDLNKREEAFNANGVAVNMHTPASVLDLTESDVKQPTHQTRAPIFDLNQRLVEEEEYQDNCEIARQDKLSELKLSLCRSVGDGSNRAVKRKISWQDPVALRV